A part of Candidatus Babeliaceae bacterium genomic DNA contains:
- a CDS encoding ATP-binding protein, with amino-acid sequence MNYKKRIYEKLIKDFSKLFKIIFLVGARQVGKSSLLAHMFPDIKIFVFDPVQDIYNARNNPDLFLKDFTSPLILDEIQFVPELLPSLKRFADTSDAPGQYFLTGSQQLSILKSVSESLAGRVVIIPIGIMTPHEMYDEFDVEKNWFLQYLKNPDTFFKNSSELLQHVPSRIEAIWRGGMPGTIDLPNNALPFYFSSYVQTYVERDVRLLENIEDLSAFGTFLSLLSALTSQEINYSQLGRELGVAPKTAQRWLRLLVHTYQWSELPPFHMNAIKRLSLKPKGIISDTGLACYLQRISSPEALAASPMQGAFFESYCFNMIKGFCGALPMAPHFYHWRTLAGAEVDILVEIDGRFYPIEVKSATVVSKSDIRGIEAFRATYPHLNIAKGVVIYAGDICYRVTEDVIAVPWNLK; translated from the coding sequence ATGAATTATAAGAAACGTATTTATGAAAAGCTTATTAAAGATTTTTCAAAATTATTTAAAATAATATTCTTGGTCGGTGCGCGGCAGGTTGGGAAAAGTTCATTATTGGCTCATATGTTTCCAGATATCAAGATATTTGTTTTTGACCCAGTTCAGGATATTTATAACGCACGTAACAATCCCGATCTTTTTTTAAAAGATTTTACCTCGCCATTAATTTTAGATGAGATACAGTTTGTTCCAGAATTATTACCTTCATTAAAAAGATTTGCCGACACTTCTGATGCACCCGGGCAATATTTTTTGACAGGATCCCAGCAATTATCAATTTTAAAGTCGGTTTCAGAAAGTTTGGCTGGAAGGGTGGTGATTATTCCCATTGGTATTATGACACCGCATGAAATGTATGATGAATTTGATGTCGAAAAAAATTGGTTTTTGCAGTATTTAAAGAACCCGGATACTTTTTTTAAAAATTCTTCAGAATTATTGCAACATGTGCCATCGCGTATAGAGGCTATATGGCGTGGTGGAATGCCTGGGACTATCGATTTGCCAAACAATGCATTGCCTTTTTATTTTTCTTCATATGTGCAAACGTACGTTGAGCGAGATGTTCGGCTGTTAGAAAATATAGAAGACTTGTCAGCATTTGGTACTTTTTTATCATTGTTATCGGCTTTAACTTCGCAGGAAATAAATTATTCTCAGTTGGGAAGAGAGCTTGGCGTTGCTCCAAAAACAGCGCAGCGTTGGCTGCGGTTACTTGTGCATACCTATCAATGGTCAGAATTGCCCCCTTTTCATATGAATGCCATTAAAAGATTGTCGCTTAAGCCCAAAGGTATTATTTCTGATACTGGTCTTGCGTGCTATTTACAGCGCATATCATCGCCGGAGGCTTTAGCTGCAAGTCCTATGCAGGGAGCCTTTTTTGAATCATATTGCTTTAATATGATAAAAGGATTTTGCGGTGCACTGCCCATGGCCCCCCATTTTTATCATTGGCGGACATTGGCCGGAGCCGAGGTTGATATTCTTGTTGAAATTGACGGTCGATTTTATCCCATAGAAGTCAAGTCTGCTACAGTTGTAAGTAAAAGTGATATTCGTGGCATTGAAGCTTTTAGGGCTACGTATCCACATTTAAATATCGCAAAAGGCGTAGTGATATATGCTGGGGATATCTGTTATCGAGTTACAGAAGATGTTATAGCCGTGCCATGGAATTTAAAGTAA
- a CDS encoding transaldolase family protein codes for MKIFLDTAHIQNIQKWSNSGLIDGITTNPTSLSKEAGLPIEVIKNICKLMGDSPVSVEVTEKDPNAVFEQAKKIAAISDNVVVKIPCWPEYCSVIKKLVDANISLNITLVFTALQGLMMAKLGVDYISPFIGRLEDIDGAGLQVVSDVREIFDTYGYETEILAASVRSVWHMHQAALHGADIVTVSTDIFEKSLYHPLSEIGIDIFEADWKKLGVKQFP; via the coding sequence ATGAAAATATTTCTAGATACAGCGCATATTCAAAATATTCAGAAGTGGTCAAATTCTGGGCTTATTGACGGTATAACCACAAATCCAACGTCACTGAGCAAAGAAGCCGGTTTGCCCATAGAAGTTATTAAAAATATTTGCAAACTCATGGGGGATAGCCCCGTGAGCGTAGAAGTAACAGAAAAAGATCCGAACGCTGTCTTTGAGCAGGCAAAAAAGATTGCAGCTATTTCTGATAATGTTGTTGTTAAAATCCCCTGTTGGCCGGAATACTGTTCTGTTATTAAAAAACTTGTCGATGCGAATATATCACTCAATATTACGTTGGTGTTTACGGCATTGCAGGGACTGATGATGGCAAAGCTCGGCGTTGATTATATTTCTCCTTTTATTGGCAGACTAGAAGATATTGATGGCGCAGGCTTGCAAGTTGTGAGCGATGTGCGAGAAATATTTGACACATACGGCTATGAGACCGAAATTTTGGCAGCATCAGTACGCTCTGTATGGCACATGCATCAAGCCGCCTTGCATGGTGCTGATATCGTAACAGTATCAACCGATATCTTCGAAAAATCTCTCTATCATCCGCTCTCAGAAATCGGTATAGATATCTTTGAAGCCGATTGGAAAAAGCTTGGAGTTAAGCAATTTCCATAA
- a CDS encoding DUF1328 domain-containing protein yields the protein MLLYWAAVFFIIALAAGILGFTSIARESSAVARILFFVFIILFLISAIMGTGYFA from the coding sequence ATGTTACTTTATTGGGCAGCAGTATTTTTTATTATCGCACTAGCAGCAGGCATTTTAGGCTTTACCAGCATTGCTCGTGAAAGCAGCGCCGTAGCTCGCATTTTATTTTTTGTTTTTATCATACTTTTTTTGATTTCTGCCATCATGGGAACAGGGTACTTTGCATAA
- a CDS encoding DNA polymerase ligase N-terminal domain-containing protein, whose translation MHKHIFVVQKHDASHLHYDFRLKIGNVLKSWAVPKGPPTKLNEKRLAIPTEDHPLAYATFSGTIQEGNYGAGTVKIWDHGTYYSLKQESLEESYDNGRMEIWLEGKKLTGPYALIKTHLGDNNWLLFKIKKTGLQKT comes from the coding sequence TTGCATAAACATATTTTTGTTGTGCAAAAGCATGACGCAAGCCACCTTCACTACGATTTTAGGCTGAAAATCGGCAATGTATTAAAATCATGGGCCGTACCAAAAGGCCCTCCTACAAAACTTAATGAAAAAAGACTAGCCATACCAACTGAGGATCATCCGCTAGCATACGCAACATTTAGCGGGACTATACAAGAAGGTAACTACGGTGCGGGGACCGTAAAAATATGGGATCACGGTACATATTATTCTCTCAAGCAAGAATCCCTCGAAGAATCTTATGATAATGGACGCATGGAAATATGGCTCGAGGGGAAAAAACTTACGGGTCCCTACGCACTTATCAAAACTCATCTTGGAGATAACAACTGGCTGTTGTTTAAAATAAAAAAAACAGGATTACAAAAAACGTGA
- the ligD gene encoding non-homologous end-joining DNA ligase, which translates to MIKKNVEISNPDKILFPKSGITKHNIITYYQNIADHLLPFMHNRPLTMHRFPNGIDHEGFYQKNAPDFFPSWIKTIPIAKKNGEITHYIVCENIETLTCLANSACITPHLWLSTIDKLQQPDRLIFDLDPSSNDFDLVKNIAHNLKKLLEELGLTPYLMATGSRGLHVIVHINQRDNFDTVREFAHKCSYILEHDSPQHVTLDIRKDKRGKKVFIDTLRNSFGATAVAPYAVRAREHAPVATPLYWEELADRTLRSDMFTITTIFDKITYDGNPWKTFHGTKNQLT; encoded by the coding sequence GTGATTAAAAAAAATGTAGAAATAAGTAATCCTGACAAAATATTATTCCCAAAAAGTGGAATCACAAAACACAATATTATTACATATTATCAAAATATCGCAGATCACCTATTGCCCTTTATGCACAATAGGCCACTTACCATGCACAGATTCCCAAATGGAATAGACCATGAAGGGTTTTATCAAAAAAATGCGCCGGATTTTTTCCCCAGTTGGATAAAAACGATACCAATTGCCAAAAAAAATGGCGAAATAACCCATTATATTGTCTGCGAAAACATAGAAACGCTTACCTGCCTTGCAAATAGCGCATGCATTACACCGCACTTATGGCTGAGCACCATAGACAAGCTCCAACAACCTGATCGCTTAATATTTGATCTTGATCCATCAAGTAACGACTTTGATCTCGTGAAAAATATTGCACATAATCTCAAAAAACTATTAGAAGAACTTGGGCTTACGCCCTATCTTATGGCAACAGGGTCTCGTGGTCTCCATGTAATAGTACATATTAATCAAAGAGATAATTTTGATACCGTACGCGAATTTGCACATAAGTGCTCTTATATACTAGAGCATGACAGCCCCCAACATGTTACGCTCGATATTCGTAAAGACAAACGCGGCAAAAAAGTATTTATTGATACGCTCCGTAATAGTTTTGGAGCAACAGCTGTTGCTCCGTATGCTGTCCGAGCACGCGAACATGCCCCTGTTGCAACACCACTTTACTGGGAAGAGCTTGCTGATCGCACATTACGTTCAGATATGTTTACGATCACCACCATATTTGATAAAATAACCTATGACGGAAACCCATGGAAAACATTTCATGGTACAAAAAATCAACTCACGTAA